A region from the Spirochaeta thermophila DSM 6192 genome encodes:
- a CDS encoding alpha-glucuronidase family glycosyl hydrolase, which yields MPRYALCWLEYRPCDDRAYKDAVVDRIRTLWIQPGEDVVGFEIRDALSRLFHHVPGEGSTGDAGTLYVGTSDQAPVADRIPAGELEKLGDEGFLLKEVRERKGGSSLVLTSKTRRGLVYGVFYLVSMLQRGIPLEGISLHEEPAFPLRIINHWDNLDGTIERGYAGKSIFFHRNKVVKGLHRIRDYARLLASVGINGVVLNNVNVRNKALRLITEEYLPSVRRIADVFRDYGIRVYLSVNFMSPVYVGGLPSADPFDPSVKKWWAEVVARIYEYVPDFGGFLVKADSEFNPGPHSYGRSQADGANLLAEALAPHGGLLIWRAFVYNIQDWRDRKTDRARAAYDIFSPLDGRFADNVLLQIKNGPMDFQVREPVSPLFGGMERTNQMVEFQITQEYTGQQIDLCYLVPMWKEVLEFDTHARGEGSTVRRVVDGSLFGRPHGGCAGVANVGSDYNWTGHWLAQANLYGYGRLTWNPDLSPEEIAREWCLRTLTRDGEAVERLVDILLASWPVYEKYTTPLGLGWMVNPGHHYGPSPEGYEYSFWGTYHRADNRAIGVDRSSRGTGFTTQYRSPWRELYDDPATCPEELILFFHRLPYTYTLKDGRTLIQYYYDSHFEGAEEVKRLREEWLKLRKHVSPRVFREVLERFDRQVKNAVEWRDVINTYFYRKTGIPDEEGRTLY from the coding sequence GGGAGGGATCGACGGGAGACGCTGGAACCCTCTACGTCGGAACCTCTGACCAGGCGCCTGTGGCGGACCGGATTCCTGCTGGGGAGCTGGAGAAGCTCGGTGATGAGGGATTCCTCCTGAAGGAGGTGAGAGAAAGAAAGGGAGGCTCCTCCCTCGTGCTCACCTCGAAGACACGGCGGGGTCTCGTGTACGGGGTTTTCTATCTCGTTTCCATGTTGCAGAGAGGCATCCCCCTGGAGGGGATCTCTCTCCACGAGGAACCGGCGTTCCCCTTGAGGATCATCAATCACTGGGACAACCTCGACGGCACGATAGAGCGAGGATACGCAGGCAAGTCGATTTTCTTTCACAGGAACAAGGTGGTGAAGGGGCTCCATCGCATAAGGGATTATGCCCGCCTCCTTGCTTCTGTGGGCATAAACGGGGTGGTGCTCAACAACGTGAACGTACGGAACAAGGCCCTCAGACTCATCACCGAGGAGTACCTGCCCTCCGTGAGGAGGATAGCCGATGTCTTCCGCGACTACGGGATACGGGTATACTTGAGCGTGAACTTCATGAGCCCCGTATACGTCGGGGGGCTTCCCTCCGCCGACCCCTTTGACCCTTCTGTGAAGAAGTGGTGGGCCGAGGTCGTCGCACGCATCTACGAGTACGTTCCCGACTTCGGCGGTTTTCTGGTGAAGGCGGATTCCGAGTTCAATCCCGGGCCGCACAGCTATGGGAGGTCCCAGGCCGATGGCGCCAACCTGCTGGCCGAGGCCCTCGCGCCTCACGGCGGTCTCCTCATTTGGCGGGCCTTTGTCTACAACATCCAGGACTGGCGGGACAGGAAGACCGATCGGGCGAGGGCGGCCTACGACATCTTCTCTCCCCTCGATGGCCGGTTTGCCGACAATGTGCTCCTTCAGATAAAAAACGGGCCCATGGATTTCCAGGTGAGAGAACCGGTCTCGCCCCTTTTCGGCGGCATGGAACGTACGAACCAGATGGTGGAGTTCCAGATCACCCAGGAGTACACCGGTCAGCAGATCGATCTGTGCTACCTCGTGCCCATGTGGAAGGAGGTGCTCGAGTTCGATACGCATGCGAGAGGTGAGGGGTCCACGGTGAGACGCGTGGTGGACGGTTCCCTCTTCGGACGTCCTCACGGCGGATGTGCAGGTGTCGCGAATGTGGGCTCTGATTACAACTGGACGGGGCACTGGCTCGCCCAGGCCAACCTTTATGGGTACGGGCGTCTCACATGGAACCCCGACCTTTCGCCGGAGGAGATCGCGAGGGAGTGGTGCCTGAGAACCCTCACCCGGGATGGAGAAGCCGTAGAGCGGTTGGTGGATATCCTCCTCGCCTCGTGGCCTGTCTATGAGAAGTATACCACTCCGCTCGGGCTCGGATGGATGGTGAATCCGGGACATCACTACGGCCCCAGCCCTGAAGGGTATGAGTACTCATTCTGGGGAACCTATCACAGGGCCGACAACCGCGCCATAGGGGTGGACAGATCATCCCGTGGAACGGGGTTCACCACCCAGTATCGTTCTCCGTGGCGTGAACTCTACGATGATCCTGCGACCTGCCCGGAGGAGCTCATCCTCTTCTTCCACAGGTTGCCGTACACCTATACACTGAAGGACGGGAGAACCCTCATCCAGTACTACTATGACAGTCACTTCGAGGGAGCCGAGGAGGTGAAACGTCTCAGAGAGGAATGGCTCAAACTGAGAAAGCACGTATCTCCTCGTGTGTTCCGCGAGGTACTCGAACGATTCGACAGACAAGTGAAGAACGCTGTGGAATGGCGTGACGTGATCAACACCTATTTCTATAGAAAAACCGGCATACCGGACGAAGAGGGGAGAACCCTCTACTGA